TCTGACGGCCATGAAAGAAACCACGATGTTATTACGTTTAATGGGTTCATCTCCTTGGTGGTACGTCAGGTGAAGCAGTCCACACACTGCATCAAGCCTCAGAACCCTTTGGTTGCTATTCTGTTTTCCGTTCAATGTCAGCAACATTGTTCTTGGCCTCTTGTCAGAGAAAGTCAAAATGTTATCCTCTGGTAACTTGTGGTGAGTGTCTGGTATTTATAAATGAGACAGTGTGGACGGTTCATCAGGTTAACCAGGGGAGGAAGCCTCCAGAGTGGGCCACAGCCCTAGCCTGAACTGCTGGTTGTCCAAGCCCCCGGATCAGTTGAGTTTGAAGACATTTTGTGTTCTCCAGGAGGAATGCTGTGTTTTCTGGGAGTGGGTTCTGGGAGTTGAgagactgaggggggggggggggggggggcaggaagtgAGCGTTCCCTGCTCCCTCCGGCTCGACTTCTGGAGCGTGGTCACCCCGTTTAACCAGGGTGCATTCCTGCTCCCGCAGCCCATTCAGAGGAGTTCCCGGAGGAATGTCGTGTTTTTGAACGGGATCGCAGATGGGTTCTGAAACCCAGAACACGGATGACTCGCTCGGATACAGCCCCGGGCGTCCTGATTGGATGTTGTGACTCGTAGATGTGGGTTCCTGATTAGCGGTCATGCACCGATGCGTGTTCCTGTTTGGTGTTCCTACAGGTAGATGTTTTGGTTCCTGTTTGGTGCTCACACCTGTGTCGGTTTGTTCCCCTTTTGGTTTTCATTCGCACCTGTTGAGGTTAGTTCCTGTTTTGAGTGGGGAAGGGGGGCAACCTTTCGTATCCGTCGAGATGGTCTGTCTGATCTCTCTCCTTGTAACCATGGTTTCATTGTTTCAACCGTGAGCATCGCTAGCATAACGGTTGGTCCTGCTATCTGCTGCTATCGTAGACTGCATGCCGTGTCACATAATTTAGTAGTAATTCCTTCTTGCTGGACACAATACTATTGGTAGGGTCCCTATTTCCCCCGACAGGGGGGATGTTGATTAGCCATATCAACATTGAccccttagtgacatcacacggGGGAGTGTCCAACCAGATTTGCGATGGGTAGGTCAGCCTCTACCGGTAGGAGGGTGAAACAGCGGCCTTGTAAAGTTCAACAGTTCTGTCCAAGAGCCTGAAGTGAGTTTTGTATTTTTACGAGCAATCTGTTATTTGATGCATCAGCTCTTTTTCCAAAGCTGTTGGTTTTAGGCCAAGCGGTTATGACTCACTTCAGAGTGACTGGACCGGGGGTTTTCAGGTCTGCGGACCTGAGTCCAGTAAGTCTGAGTCTGTCCTGTTGTGTTATTATAAGGTCTTCTGCCAGGGAGGTGAGTCAGATCACCGATTGCAGTGACCAGCTAGGCTAAACACAGGAGCTTCGCTAGCTGGGCTAAACGCAGGAGCTTCGCTAGCTGGGCTAAACACAGAAGCCTTGCTTGCTACTTACAGCGGCCTCTAACTTAGGTGGTGGCTAGCGTTGTTGCTGGCTGGGCTGATGGCTAGCAGCGGTACCTGACAGGGGGGGATGCTAACATAAGCCCAGACTAGAGTGGTATCTAGCAGGAGTGCCTGCTAGGGTTTGTGCTAATGTTAGCACTGACTAGGCTGATGGCTAGCAGCAGTACCTGGTGGGCTGGGAGCTATCAGTAGCGATAACGGTGTCTGGGTTATTTAGGGAGAGGTGCGGGAGGATCAGCTAATCTCCATCTCCCTGCTGCCGTCTGCAGACCGAGGCCCTGATTCAGGGTTTCTCATGTTGTGTGTCAACAGGACCCATCAAAGCCAATCACAAGCCGCACCCAGCTAAGCCAATCAGGGGACATGGCAGGAAAAATACccaaagaggagctggaggacctGAGAGAAGCCTTTGCGAGAGTTGGTAAGTTTGACCCATGGCAGCGTATGAATGTTAATGCAACGCCTTTTTTCATACATGCTTTATGTGTATTCCAATGGTTTAGATATTTAATTATTGGCTTAATTAGAGTTCAATTGGTAGCTCAACATGCAAGAAAACTGAGCATGTAGGAAATACACCTTGTAGCGACCGCATAGGACCTATGGTCCTATGCcagtcacacactcacttacccttcactcactcaatcactcccTCTCCGGTCGATAAAGACATACTATAGtccatcaaacacaaacaaagactaCAAGGCACACTTAATAATGAAATCCCCAGAAGAGGTTTGAAGAGTCCATACTTCTCCAGTCTAAATATGTGTATCTCTCAAATCAAGActttaaaaacatatttaatgCAAGTTAAAACTTGTAGTCATTTCATTGAATGTCAAAGTAACCTTGCATGTGGAAGCTGCCCCTTCCACACGCGGTATTGTTTCTAATGCGGTCTAGAGAAAGGCACAGAAAATATAATTTACATGGGTAGAATAAGTAGTTACGTCTGACCAAAGTCGTGTTCTATGGCTCCTCTGTCGTGACCCTGGGTGACCCTGCTCCTAACACTGACCTTGACcctcctgaccctgaccctgagtgACCATGACCCTGCCCCTGAGTGGCCCTGACCTTGACCCTGTGTGACCCTGACTCTGtgtgaccctgaccctgactctgTGTGACCCCGACCCTGACCGTGTCCCTGCTCCTACAGACCTGGACAGCAACGGCTCCATCTCAGCCTTCGAGCTCCATGACCTCTTCAAGGAGGCCAACCTGCCTCTGCCAGGGTTCCGGGTCCGGGAGATCATCCAGAGGCTGGACCGCAACAACGACAACCTGATCAGCTTCGACGAGTTTGTGTCGGTATGTCCAGTTGTGTTTTTAACTAGTCCTGCCCTTAGGCCTAGTTCTGGTCGCCAAGGGCTACACAGCCCTCATGATACGACCCCCTAACCCATAGCCCTCTAAAGACTTGAGGAGAACCTCCCAAACCAGAGGGGAGACCTGGAGGAGAACCCTGGAGGAGAACCCAGGAGACGGTCCTCCTCCCCAGGGCGATAGGAGGGCGATGGGGCCGACAGATACTGGTTACACAAAACGAGCAAACCAAGGTTATGTGATATATTAGAAGGTTGTTAGGAAATCATCGAGTAGTAATGAGTAAAATGCGTGTTATTTCTGGCACACCTAAGGGTGATTAAGTAGGCActcctaggtgtgtgtgtatgcatgtaatCCTCTCTGattgatagaaaaaaaaatcatgactGGTCTTGCGTAGTGCGtcacgcgtgtgtttgtgaacgCGTCAGCAGTGGGTATGCCTGCAGCCCGTGTGCCGACTGTATACCTGGCCCTCTGCTCGGAACAGGTCCAGAAAGGACCTGTGGAGCCGGTCTGGCCAGTTTGCTGATAGAGCTTCCCTGTTGTGAGGCGGGTGACTTTGCCTACTTCTCCTAGGAGGGGCGCTGAGCCTGCCCGGACCACTTAGAGAGGGACTTAGGAGGGGAGCAGTCCCTGGGTGCAGGGTAACCCCCTGCAACcctcaaggacacacacactcctacacacacaccggactTGCATAGATACACAACATACTCCCCTAcaatcctcccacacacacgcttactCCCACTCGCCCACACACACCGGACTCGCATACACAACATACTCCCCTAACAtgcacagtcagacacacagtctcactcacacactctcatacagtcacagacacacacacagtcagagttTGGGAAGGAGGAAATGAGGCCAGCAAAGTGGTGTGTGTTCCAGTGTCTGGTTTCCTGCTAGACGATGGGAGGGACAGGACAGCCTCTGTACCGTAGCGCTATTCCTGTGATACTGTACTCCAGTACAGTCTAATCTtagtactgtactatactgttGGTAGTATTGCAGTACTATGTTGCTGTACCTTAATGGTAGTACTGTAGTACGCTTGTTTTTTAAACTCCACATTGAACTCTTTCTGTTGGAGGTTGAAATGTGAACAGCACACACAGTGTTCCTCTTGGTAAAGTCAACAGTCACAGCCTGGCATCCTGAAATATGTTGAGGTTAGCTCCTGAATGTGGAGTCCTGAATGTGTGCGGACAGGATGTGGAGAGCTCTGCTGTTGGCTTCTATTTAAGGTGCTTTTCATAGCGTGTTCAGATGAGACAAGCGCTTTTCCAGATACTCTGCTATTTTATCGCACGACGCTTCCATAACAATGTCGGTTATCGTTTAGCGGTACAAAACCAGATAGATAAAAATAATGGCATTCTTATGAGCTACTTTGGAGGAATGTCTTAACTTTTCACGGCTTGATGAAAAGATAAAGAGCTGCTAACTTGTTGGCGGAAAGGCGGCGCCCCCAGAACATGAATATCGTCTGAACGTGGGTACATTTAGATGACTGTGCACAATGAGCGGAAAAAGGGTTTCTCTCTGCTCGGTCATGATTGTCCTGGTGGCCTCTCTATTTCAGgcagggtttgtgtttgtggtggtgtgcgGGTAAAACCATTTCTGAACAGCATCGTCCGATGGAGGCTAGGAAACCAGCGTCTCCACGGTGGTTTGGAGTGTTTCACGTAGAACAGGAATGTTCACATCTCCTAGCTtacctcatctctctcctcttcctcttccatttCTATTCTTTCATTCTGCAGAAGAGAATAAAACAGCGCGCCACAATGGATCTTTTGTATCCTCtcaacacacatttacatgtagatttagacgcttttatccgtAGAGATGGAGAAGTGAGAACAAGCAAAGCTTCGATATACTGTTTGGTACACCGTGTATATTAGTAATATAGCTTTCAAAAGGAAGTAAAGTGTACCGCTTTCTTTACTTGAGGGGAACATGACTTTGTCCGTCCTCGTCGTATAACGAGTATTAGCGCTGGAACACAGGGCTCTGCTTTCAGCTTTTTGGCCGTGTTTTAGTTTTGGGTTGTCGTGTGTTAAAGCAGCAGTAACTCAACCAGTGCCTGCGGTCCTCTCATGGCGAGCAGACATTCCTGTTGCCTCCTGCAGTCCAGCGGTCAGAGCTGTGAGTCAGAGCTGAGGACACCGTTAGCCAGAGCTGCTCCCAGAACAACGTCGATAAAACACAGGACTACACAGTGAGGCAGAAAGTCAATGTATTTACAAAGACACTTCAAAGATGGCattgtttctgtctgtttgtctatctATGTCAGTCTCTCTAtaggtctctttctctctctgcctgtctgtctctctctgttcacttctttcggtctctctctgttcatcttttgtctgtctgtctgtctctctccctaaacGAGGTCATAGGCCTAATTTGCAGTGAAGACGAACAGTTACTCAGAGCACAAAGTCAACCCGATGTAAAAGACGCGTCTCTCCAACAGATCTTCCAGGAGCTGAAGAATGGAGAGATCGCCAAGAGCTTCAGGAAGGCCATCAACAGGAAGGAGGGGATCCTGGCCATTGGGGGAACCTCTGAACAGTCCAGCGAAGGAACCCAGCACTCCTTCTCTGGTAGGACCTAGACCTGAGGCCTGGGTTTGGGGAGGACTGAGACCtgggtctggtaggaccagccTCTCTGAGACTCCGTCTAGCAGGACCTAGAGACCAGAGACTTGTTCGAGCTGGACCTAGAGACTAGAGACCCTGGTCTAATAGGATCTAGAGACCCTGGTCTAATAGGATCTAGAGACCCTGGTCTAATAGGATCTAGACACCCTGGTCTAGTAGGATCTAGACACCCTGGTCTGGTTTCTCACAGACATGGCAGTTGTTGGGGTGATGCTCCTTCCCCTTCTCCAGAGCAGGGGAAGGCCGTAGACTTGGGGCCGTTCTCGTCTGCATCTCGAGATGAGGGAACAGGCCAGGATAGTTTAGTCGTTGGGTTGTAGACTCCCAGCCCAAAGGGTCTGGTCCACAAAAACCTACGTGCTCCTCAAAGACATCTGTGATATGCTGCACATCGCTCTGGATTAAAGCTTAAAGGAGACTTATTGtagcaccaggtgtgagtgtgattagccttacaagccttttcgaaaatctgccccatatgacatcactagtgggcgtgtccacctagatctgtgcctgatagatcagtctaccagcctacccagtggaatgAAGTAAATCCATCACAGCAcatatccagcacagatctaggtggacacccCCACTAGTgagggcagattttcgaaacggcttgtaaggcaaATCACACTCAGACCTGGTGGCATAATGTCTCCTTTAACGTCTCCAACAACAGTCAAACACATCTCCCTGCTCCCTGTGATGTGTTGTGCAGAGGAAGAACGCTTTGCGTTTGTGAACTGGATCAACTCCGCCCTGGAGAAGGACCCTGACTGCCAGCACCTGCTGCCCATGGACCCCACCACGGAGGCCCTGTTCGGGGCCATGGGGGATGGCGTGCTGCTCTGGTGAGTCCCGCCCGCGCCACGCCACCGCCGGGGTCTGTTAGTGGGGGTCAGGCTGAGGCTCGCGACCCGAAAGTGGGGTAGCTTCAACTAACTTGTGATCaactttttaaaatataaatgcatgcttatgtgcattttgtaaatgaaacCGGTCTCcgttcgctcggttctagccctaatGTTGTCAAAAgactacaacccccccccctctttctgtttccggtccggtttccgtttcattttcaaaatgccgatttacaaaatgccaaataaaacgcgacagaaactgtatttcgctacgatacttcaTGAGGtacatcaacgaacaccactaaccactcggtgagtttcacatttctgaaaacgaacgttgaggggtgttttaaggacaggtgtgtgaatgcccatagccagccattgtgaagcaggcaggggcgattcgaaattagccaaatactgGAGACGGGACCAATATTAAAAATGTCGGTGTTAACCAATCTTTTTCATCCCCGACataccagaaagggggctcaatgttcaaaataccagaATTGCCCTTTAAATATAAATGCATGGTCATGTGCCTCCCCGGATCAGCGTACGCGCATAGATGCGTGTTAATGACCTGTTTTCCGAGGAAGTAATGACTGTTTTACTGCAGCTCCTCTCCTAAAAGTCTTTGTTGGGTCTGGACATGAGGTGTCGAGTCTAAAGTCCCTCCCTTACCCTCGCAGTAAGATGGTGAACCTGTCCGTGCCAGACACCATCGATGAGAGGACCATCAACAAGAAGAAGCTGACACCGTTCACCACGCAGGTGGGTCCCGCCACCCGCCCTGTCTGCTGGTTCTGAGgaccacatttacatttaaattgagggcgtttagcggacgcttttatccaggccgacttacaataagtacatttgtcagaagaaagagaaacgacaCTATagctctgtcggtacagtaaggatgttcaaagaaccaagtgccaagcactaacaaacgcaaggttgacccattccccgtatacaacaaagatagctagacGCTATACGAtgccaagtactatttttaagtgcaaggacgtacaacatacaataagtgcgtacataaattgccaggacgtacaacgtacaataagtgcatacataaattgcaaggacgtacaacgtacaataagtgcgttcaTTAAGTGACCGTCGCCTCCTCCTGACTCCTCTGTTGTGGTTTGTAGGAGAACCTGAACCTGGCTCTGAACTCGGCCTCGGCCATCGGATGTCACGTGGTGAACATCGGAGCTCTGGACCTGAAGGAGGGCAAACCCCACCTGGTTCTGGGTCTGCTCTGGCAGATCATCAAGATCGGCCTGTTCGCCGACATCGAGCTCAGCCGGAACGAAGGTGCGTGCACACGCGCGTGAAAGGCCTACTCCGACGCCAGGCGTTGTGTGGGGGTTTGGTGTTTTCAGCCATCAAGGTATAACtctcctgctcccccctccagccctcGCTGCTCTGCTCCGGGACGGGGAGACCCTGGAGGACCTTATGAAGCTGTCCCCAGAGGAGCTGCTCCTCCGCTGGGCTAACTTCCACCTGGAGAACGCCGGCTGGCAGAAGATCTCCAACTTCAGCGGCGACATCAAGGCAGGGAGACGCGATGTTGTGATCATCAGGATGTTAGCTAGTAGTGATGACGCTAGCATCCAGTAGACGTGGAGCATTCTACCGTGCTTGACTCCTAAAATATTGGTTCCTTTACAGGGTTATTGGCGAATATACACAAGCATACCACGCGCAAACATACACGCATGAACGCACACAGACTAAAAGCCTACACTGAATGCACTCGTTAACATACGGTCTTAACATATCACCGAGACGCCTTTTGACTAAATTTGGGCATAATGTTGACCTCTCGTCTTCCAGGACTCCAGGGCGTACTTCCACCTTCTGAACCAGATCTCCCCTAAAGGCACGGAGGAGGACCAGCCGCGCATCGACATCAGCATGGCCGGCTTCAGCGTAAGGTTTCTCCACCAGACTGAGATAGCTCGGCGTAACCTAGCGTAGCTGGAGGAAGCGTTGTGTTGTTTCGTGTAGACGAGTGTAGCTATGCTGCATGTAATGCCATTTGGATTAGTGTAGCATATCTGGAGCTAATGCAGCGTAACTTAGCGGGGGCTAACATGGGTGGTACTAGTGTTGTATAGAGTCCTGTAGATGAAGCTACGGTAGCCTTTGCGTTGTATCAGCTAACTTTGTCTTGTTTAGCTTATCGTATCGTAGCCGAAGCTGGATCCAACCTTTGTTGTTAGCCTAGCTATATCTAACATCATACTGTGGAGCCTAGGCTAACATCATGTTGTTAGCCTAGCTCTATCCAACAACATGATGGTAGCCTAGCTGTAGCTAACGTCCCGTTGTTAGCCTAGCTCTATCAAACATCATGTCGTTAGCCTAGCTCTAGCTAACGCTGTGTTAGCCTAGCCATAGCTAACGTCGGGTAATTAGCCCAGCTCTATCCAACATCATGTCATTAGCCTAGCTCTAGCTAACATCGTGATGTTAGCCTAGCCGTAGCTAACGCAGTGCCGCTCCCCACAGGAGAAGGACGACCTGAAGCGGGCGGAGATCATGCTGCAGCAGGCCGACCTGCTCGGCTGCCGTCAGTTTGTCACGCCCACCGACGTCGTC
The Gadus morhua chromosome 7, gadMor3.0, whole genome shotgun sequence DNA segment above includes these coding regions:
- the pls3 gene encoding plastin-3, which produces MAGKIPKEELEDLREAFARVDLDSNGSISAFELHDLFKEANLPLPGFRVREIIQRLDRNNDNLISFDEFVSIFQELKNGEIAKSFRKAINRKEGILAIGGTSEQSSEGTQHSFSEEERFAFVNWINSALEKDPDCQHLLPMDPTTEALFGAMGDGVLLCKMVNLSVPDTIDERTINKKKLTPFTTQENLNLALNSASAIGCHVVNIGALDLKEGKPHLVLGLLWQIIKIGLFADIELSRNEALAALLRDGETLEDLMKLSPEELLLRWANFHLENAGWQKISNFSGDIKDSRAYFHLLNQISPKGTEEDQPRIDISMAGFSEKDDLKRAEIMLQQADLLGCRQFVTPTDVVSGNPKLNLAFVANLFNKYPALTKPEGEDIDWGLLEGETREERTFRNWMNSLGVNPHVNHLYGDLQDAMVILQLYEKIKVPVDWSNKVNRPPYPKIGTNMKKLENCNYAVDLGKSAKFSLVGIGGQDLNDGNATLTLALVWQLMRRYTLNVLEDLGDGQKANDDIIVRWVNSTLADAGKTSKINSFKDREISSSLAVVDLIDSIQPGSINYDLVKTSDLSDEDKLENAKYAVSMARKIGARVYALPEDLKEVKPKMVMTVFACLMGRGMKRA